The Cannabis sativa cultivar Pink pepper isolate KNU-18-1 chromosome 8, ASM2916894v1, whole genome shotgun sequence genomic interval aatatttaattgattCGAAAACAAATAAATTGGTATTACTCACTAAACTGCAAAACTCTAGGGAGAGAAATGGCTGAATTGTTTGTTAAGCAATCAGAGCCGTACGCCCAAGCTCGGCCTGATTACCCAAAAGAGCTCTTTGAATTCATTGCCACCAAGACTCCCTTTCACGACCTCGCCTGGGATGTCGGCACTGGAACTGGACAAGCTGCCCACTCGGTGACTAGATTCTCTTTTGCTCTATGATTaatatcttctttttcttcttcttatttttttccGTCGCTGAGATTAattgttatttttgttgttgttccATTTAGctatttcatctttttttcaTATGTTTCAGCTAGCTGAGATATACAAGAACGTTATTGGAACAGACACAAGCTTAAAACAACTCCAATTCACAACATCGCGCCCAAATATTCGTTATGAGCAAACCCTACCAGTCATGTCCACAACTGAAATCAATGAAAAAGTAGCACCGGAATCAAGCGTCGATTTGGTTACAGTAGCCCAAGCTCTTCATTGGCTCGACCTCCCAAACTTCTATGAGCAAGTAAGGTTTGTACTCAAGAAACCAAACGGCGTCGTCGCGGCTTGGTGCTATACCCTGCCACGTGTCAACGATTCAGTGGATCAAGTCTTGGATCGGTTCTACGCTGAATCTCATCCTTACTGGGACTCAGCTCGAAAATTAGTGGAGAACGAATACAGGGACATTGATTTTCCCTTTGAGCCGGTGGATGGGACCAACGAAACGGGGCCGTTTCAATTTGTGAGTGAGAAAATGATGAACTTGGAGGAGTTTTTGACATATCTGAAGTCATGGTCAGCATATCAAACAGCTAAGGACAAGGGCGTGGAGCTTTTGGTGGATCGTGTGGTTGAGGATTTTAAAGGAGCATGGGAAAGT includes:
- the LOC115700980 gene encoding uncharacterized protein LOC115700980, with protein sequence MAELFVKQSEPYAQARPDYPKELFEFIATKTPFHDLAWDVGTGTGQAAHSLAEIYKNVIGTDTSLKQLQFTTSRPNIRYEQTLPVMSTTEINEKVAPESSVDLVTVAQALHWLDLPNFYEQVRFVLKKPNGVVAAWCYTLPRVNDSVDQVLDRFYAESHPYWDSARKLVENEYRDIDFPFEPVDGTNETGPFQFVSEKMMNLEEFLTYLKSWSAYQTAKDKGVELLVDRVVEDFKGAWESDEGGSYGKKVVKYPVFLRIGKVKNV